The Metopolophium dirhodum isolate CAU chromosome 4, ASM1992520v1, whole genome shotgun sequence DNA window gtgaaaaacaaaagaaaaattaaggaaaaacgagaatttttacgcaaaatctgttttcgagaaaatcgattttggtttttggtgtaactctaaaacaaataaccgtagggacatgcaattttgactgaatgtttatattagcatttcctatacaccataacattttgacttatattgagctgtttacggacattttcagtttccattttttttagtttttttttctataaatatcaataaaattttatttgttggttaaaaaaggttaaaattttaatagagtgctcctaggttattgtttcaaaggcagatgaaaaaaattaaaaattcttagtcacagtttttatttataagcatttaaagttcaaatcttgacaaaatacggaaaaatcacgaaaattagcaaaatattttgagttgagaattcataaaaattttgccttttaaatctaagatttgaaaatgtaatacaagattatccataagtttgtctacctttatcaaaaaaaaaatgtctacaagaaagtcaaattaaaattttcatgagcgtttgaaattcatatttttacaacatttgatattcactatgaatttattattataatatataagaacaaATGATAATTTTTCCCAGTCATAAAATTGGATCGTTGACATAGTATTTAGACATAATAGTGAATACATTTTGGGCACACACAAAATTGCGCACCAGACAGGTTAACAAAACTTTTTTGAACGAATTTCATCctggattaatttttttaaatttttgaattgatTATTAGGGATATAGGTTATATTTGGAGTAAGTCGCAACaccgccttttttttttacctacgtTGAGTTTCCCGGTAGTGTTTTGGTGGAGGGATCCTTTATAGGTGGTTGGGATGATTATGGATTCGCTTGTGAAAGCGTGTATAAAAGAGGCATGCTTCCTCATCGGtagttttcatattaaaatcattaagtAGTGTTTGGTAGGAGATGTATGGTGTGACATGGAGTGCTATATTTTGAAACGCTCGGATTATGTTACTATTAGATTTATCCACTATGTTTCAGAGCTATAGTTTACAAGTCTAAATAGGCTTCagaatatttgttcttttttatttttaagattggAGCTACAATTTTTGGATAAAAGAAGACTGAGCGAATGCAAAGGGGCATTAAGAGTCAGTTTTTTAGTAGAGACGTGGTTATCTAGGTTAAGTTTCAAGTACTTAACTGAATTGGACATAAGAATCTGGATGTTATTAAGAGTTACAGTTGGCTGATATCCTGTTTTAGTGTGAATGTTGTGTTTAATTTTgggttgatattttatttataatacaatgtctAATAGGTATAAAGGTATATTAgttcaaaatgttttgtaatataaaaagtaatttagttatccttgtaattttatttttaatattggttaTTTAGTATACTTCCAACGAATGTAAAGGAATAAATccaataacattaattatttgttaattaaaaataaaaaaaaaataaaataaactgaaaatgtttagAGAGCAATTATTAAGATGTTATAGATTAAGAGAACATGTGTTGTATccatcttacaaatgtacaacagagccaaaaactgttttgcgggTAACAACTTTActctctgtatttatagtagcaTTACCAAAATTTCACAACACAtagggaagaactttatctgtgacATTTCAtgagttttaattatttgataacacttaacaatcatttttaataatgttctcaaactgataactttaattgtatttatgttaaccaaaaaataaaaacgctacaTCACAAAGTTATTCCTTATGTATTGTGGAATTTTGGAAATACAAAGGAAGTAAAATTGTTATGTGCCAAACAGTTTTTAGctattttgtacatttgtaagatggAGATAACACATGCATGTTAACTTCAAATTATGCGCCTAAACCAGTGGTTTTCGACCTTTTTTGGTTCACCGcacactattattttaaaacttttttcaaacGCGATGCATCCAAATGTAAGCAAAAAGCGCGAGGCCCAGGGCTTGAGCCCTACTCGTCCCCCCTAAGGACGGCCCTAATGCGAGAAAATTAGTCATCACTCATGGCTATGCGCTTACATATGCATCGCGGTCTTATctgcaaaattaatttacatttaattgttGCAGTTTTATAAATTGGTATTTTCAACAGCACAATCCCAAATATCAGACATTTCTCGTGGCACACCTAGTCAATCTTGCGGCACAGTATTGTGCCGCGACACACCGGTTGAGAACCACTAGTCTAAACCTTTATAATTTGTCTACTgctttttttcacattttgttTTGCGTATTCTTCctccagaaaaaaatatgcataaaaagtTGTTGGTCCTTTTATTTATTcttgagcataatattatatattacatactacTTACATGTTTTAGTAATGCTTCAGCGTGCTGTCTTGTAATACTACCATGAAACCAAATTTCATCTTGTAATTTTGGTACCATTACCGGCAGTGGTTCATGATCCACAAAaggttctaaaatattttattcaaacaaacaaaaaaaaaaaaaatggtatgttaattattttacaaatttgtttttaaaagtttatcatGATAACATAACATACGCATGTCAAATACATCACGAGGTTGTGAATTGTGGTTTTTATTTCcaactacaaaatcattaacATAGTTATGAGCAGGATGTGGTACAGGTGGTGGAGGTGCTTCGCAATTcaaatctattaaattatttgaaactagtctttctaaaattataatttattcagtgTTATTAGTTactttaagaaaataattaaaaatataaatgtcttTAACTAACCTCTATTACGATGATCATGGTACGAAGGAAGTGGTGGAACAGGTGGTGGACCAGTTTCTGGAGGAGACTTTCCTGGtagatcattataatattctcgCTCATCTCGTGTGCTTGAGCTTAAAACTGGTGCaggttttgttaaaaattgtttaaaacgtAAATCAAAGGCTTGGCCAATAGTTGTAATAACATCTTGTGCTAATTCGCCTTCTCCACATTCCAGCACATAACATGCACGCCAGTCTTTTATGTCTTTTGCTACAAATGCAACAAAGTCTATTGTGTCCTAAAATAAAgcatataaaagaaaaaatatttaataaatataagatcgtttaaaattaaattattcttacaGCATCACCACCCGATGCAAAAGATATCCTAGGCATATCATGTGTAGAAATTACTACATGTGAATCCCTAAGTTTTAATGTCAAACATGTGCTAGATATGGATAACGTAACATTTGATCCTGCATGATCCATAATTGAATGATCACCAATAagtcttataatttttttatccacctacaaaatataacattgtttaaatttgtttattacttttatacactataaaaaataattttaattacttttcgTTTTTTGTCAGCAGTTTTTAATCCAGCTGCTTCACaaactttatttatacattccctaaaaaaaaatattttcaataaaaattagtaaaaattatttcaaaactttaagaacttatcaattattttaacttacttGGCTACTAAAAATCGTGTATCAAAATCCAAACTTTTCATAGATGTCAGTACTTCCAAGCAGCCAATATACTAaaagttaaaaagaaaatatttaatttctttcaaTTAATAAACAATCATAGGGGTTaaagaaaatgttaaataaataaaatcaataattcttaaaatttaCTCGAACTTCGTAGCAAACACTACTTCTCGTAATGACATTGTCTGGATGTAACCAACCTCTTGCTGGTTTGTTCATGAAACTTCCCCATGAATCTGGCATTTTAACTAATACAAGTAACAACTGTACTTctgaaattgtttattaataagaTATAAATGTTGGtaacaaattgtatactattttaatcaataatatacttaaatgcAATTACtgaaatacttacaaatgaaatatttactcAACAAAGCTTGGGTACCAATCGTTTTCCATAATTACTATAAAGACTTCAACAATCGATGtactaactatttaaaaaataaaaatgaaatggaaacaattttttataaaacaaagaaaataatatttaaagtacgtAACTTTTCACGTGAGTGAAGTTAGCTATAGTTAGCCATTGATAAGGAATTCCATGACATATCAAATCTATAAGACCGTGTATCAGACATATTAGCCTTGGCCGATTTGTATAATGAGTATGCTCCTCGTCTAAGTTATAACTACTCATATATATATCCCCTAGATAGCGCTATAtgacatataaattaaacaataataatattatgtattttaatattaatacaataattaaatataatattatttataaataattaatgcatttttaccttataattaataacagttaatgacttttttttatttttcgattgtaaaaaataagtaatataacaaTAAGCGAGATCTAGCGAGATTGTTCAAGttctaaattatacaatatacctattatataacctTAGTTgtaattaaatgaatacaaattaaaatagcaTAAAGTTCTTATAATTGACAATGTTTTATAATGATCATATACGTGATAAAATGTCATAGTCATCAGCACTTACTGCTCTTCTGGTCGAATTCTTCTTAGTACGTCGACCGACTTAACGTTTTGATTGTTGCCCCGATATGCTTGCTCAGTTGCTCGGCGATTGGCGAAGCAGATTTTATCTCTTCATCATCGttagtaattaatacttttGTCTTTTTCAACATTCCTCTGACCAAGTCTCTTTCTATACCTCTGACATTATTTATTAGTGCGTAATCAGGATCGTGGTGGTACTGTAAGCTACTAGCTAGTACCCCACACATTGATCGAAACATATaactgtttatttaattattttatgttcaacaaTAAGATTAAAATGTTTGCATCCCGAGTGACTGCATTACATACAATATGTAgtatatgtatgaatatatgAGCTTTTAGACTAATTTACCGACCCGTGTTTAATAAGACATGAGTTGTTCTTATTCGTTTCCTCAACATTGATCAGGAATTTTATAGATTCAAGACGAATGTTGCCTTTTTTGTTAACATATTCAATAAGCGACGACATACTTGTTTTGCTTCGTAAGCACGAATAAATTGACCTTCTCATCTATACTATCTGCAGCCAGATAATCTTCTAATACTGTTTTCTCTACAGCTAGCTTTATCCGGATATTTATTTTCTGCCCCAAGTGGTAAAACAATACCTGACTTAACCGGTGTTGTCTTCAATAAAGCGTCCTTTAACGGTGTTCTTACTCTAAAGCTGGTTACACACGGAGCGATTCGAACGCGCGCGTACGTGATTTTCAAATCGcggtaaatataaaaacgcgTACGCGTATGCTTACACACGAGCGTTTAACTCGCGTCAAAAATCGCGTCCCCACTAATTTCTCATACCTAATTTATTGGCGCCAAActtaacaaaaatcaaaataatagtaCTTGTTTAGTTTAATGTTAAATGATtagttttatcaattatttttttttaatattaatgagaTTGGAGAGGCATTGATAAAAGCAATCTGGTACAGTGGCTCAAATAGTGAAattttttagggggggggggctcaaACATACATATTGaccaaaaagtaaaaagtattaaCCTTACAATAAGTACATACATCACTTGCATCAAGATATGTAAGGTAGATTCAAAACAAACAATCTACCAACCATTGGCGGTgtcagatattttttattggagTGGGTGAGGGGTGATACCGGGcaaaatttttttctggtaGGGCATTTATATACGGCTACTGGATCAcccattaatttgtttattggtaGGTATCATATTTTCAGAAAGTATTGCTTAAAATGTTttgggtataatatactatatttctaaataaataatcaaaaatatacctactatattattatcacaaaagTACTACAGTAAAACTtcaaattttctaataatacttaactttttattttttaatgtatgagATTTTAGAAAGTGTACAGTATTAGTATTaacttaattgaatatttttatttctaaatgtgCAAAAAAAGCATATTGAACTTGAATATAACAGTCAAACTTAATAGGTGTACTATAACTCAAGACTAAAAACTCTTTGaagttattaatacaattttatatgcaAATAATGGTTCacaatttctttatttatttacatgtttttaaCATTATGGAATCCAAAGTAGGTAAAGGTATAACCTAAAGTACTACATATGTTTTATGTAAACTTGTCACACGGttatatgacttatgagtttatgacataatataaatttgttataagcacattaatatattttatgtttattgcaattaaacaaaaaaagagaGGGCTTTTTGGACTTGGTATCTAAATAGCAACATATTAACATGTTGGTATtgcctattaaaataaaaatcaataaattaaatgtattatgttagaattatttattttattatgatggtTGAATCAAATTTATGCACAAGTACCATATTTCTAAATATCAACATTAGATATAAACTTTAATGGAggggcaaaatcaaattttggggGGACTTACCCACCCTTGTACCAGTGTAGCACCGCCCCTGCTATGAGTaaagttatataagtatatttttaattagattttaaccatttttaaaattgtatgtattttatacaagaGACATAAATAAGAAAAGAccagtatttttttcttaattagaATTTTCATTTCGATAAATCAAATAAGtttgttcaacatttttaaaatgttcattatggtacattgtataattttgtCAATTGTTTTGTTCTGTGATTCTTGAATGGAAAGTTCCTATGTACTATTTACGCACAGAATACAACATATTTtggatagaaaaataaaaaacaaggaatatgacaatattattgatgattaaTCACTGGTGAgtgttttaatgatatttaattgatatagaTATATACACTTACctgtattccaaatactttcctCGTTCTGCTCATCAATTATAAATGCCTCGTAGTTATCAAACATTATTGTAGTTTAAtatgaaatacataaatactaaaatatgaacAGCAAATTAAATGACGAGCTCTGGTCATACCAATGTCAACTTTTTGAATGaacaaaaattggaaaaaacgCGCCTATGGAGCGTTAAAATCGTTTCATGTGAATATTAACATTTGAAATACACGGTTTAATTTTAGAGTTTGATCGCGACCGAACGCGCTAAAATTAAACCTGCGCGATTTATCGCGTACATTTGCGATCCGAACGCGTCTGTTATTCCCCGTTTGAATATCAACATCAAAATACACGTGTACCATTTCGGGCGATTATTTGCCGCGATTCGAATCGCGTTCGAATCACTCCGTGTGTAACCagcttaagaggacgtcgcacccgcatgGTCGCATGTGTTCTCTCCgttttacaaatgtacaacatagctgTTTTGAGCGGGAAAGAACCGAACtaagaaacaacatttttaccacataaaaaggagaactttggctatgcaatatcgtttttattttttcgatatcggaacttcaaaaaaagttattaaactattaaagtttgaaaaacacaaataataatggattttgaaacaataagaacttttttcgtatgtggtatcaaaaaaataaaaacgatattgcacagccaaagttttcctccttatgtggtgaaaatttcgtttcttagtaaGTTATGACTGttgccttctcggttctttcccgcccaaaacagtttttgctatgttgtacatttgtaagacggagacagcaTATGTGGGTGCAACGTCCTCATTTTTCACATGACCTAGGAAACGGTGTAGTAGCAATGTAACTTTTATTTGGTATCGGTGTACCTATAAACTGTTaacttattataacttattaactcTTAACTACAGTTTCAAAATTTGCTGATGTTATTGCTATGTTGCATTGTCGCTCACGCATTCAGTTTTCTTGATACCAATGTTTGAAACACCATCATCAAAAGCTTTTTACAAATCGTTTGACTTCAGTCTTTAATGACAAACTCTCCTCATTTGTATCTGCTTTGTTTTCtaacaaaaataagttatttattctcatattaaattatctttcTACGACTCTACTTTAGAGCAATTGCTATgagtatttatcaaattaaaatttgaaaacgaAGAAGTTTCCAAGAATATTTTTTGGCATATtcgattttatgtttttattattcttaaatgtttttaattgtcataaattacgcttaaattaaaatgtacacaattatTTGTAGAATagtttttgtattcaataatttttacaacattcaaCAGTTGTGTTTAAAGAGGTAGGTTGATCagcagcataatataatattatatagtattagtgACAGTATGCCACCCTGTGGGACTCCTGCATTTATGTTTGCaatgtttgaaaattgtttacaatattataatatataaatagttatcaTTGTCATTTGTCGATTGTCATTATAAAGAGTGACGCGTTGTGTAACATGTAAAATGAAACGACGTGCGACCGCGACGGTCTGGTGTTT harbors:
- the LOC132942721 gene encoding SHC-transforming protein 1, producing MPDSWGSFMNKPARGWLHPDNVITRSSVCYEVRYIGCLEVLTSMKSLDFDTRFLVAKECINKVCEAAGLKTADKKRKVDKKIIRLIGDHSIMDHAGSNVTLSISSTCLTLKLRDSHVVISTHDMPRISFASGGDADTIDFVAFVAKDIKDWRACYVLECGEGELAQDVITTIGQAFDLRFKQFLTKPAPVLSSSTRDEREYYNDLPGKSPPETGPPPVPPLPSYHDHRNRERLVSNNLIDLNCEAPPPPVPHPAHNYVNDFVVGNKNHNSQPRDVFDMQPFVDHEPLPVMVPKLQDEIWFHGSITRQHAEALLKHDGDFLVRESQGSPGQYVLTGLQGDVKKHLLLIDPEGAVRTKDRMFESVSHLVNYHSENKLPIMSAESALILRYPVPRTRF